A stretch of the Brevundimonas sp. MF30-B genome encodes the following:
- a CDS encoding acetate--CoA ligase family protein, with protein MTRTPVDRALRPRSIAVVGVSATPGSAGRNALNNLVAGGYDGDIHLVSRSGVEIDGRTSVSSVADLPEGVDLAILAVPAAAILETVQACAARRVGVGIIFASGFAELGEAGKAAQDALVEAAEAGGMRLIGPNCLGYRNYVRPMYVGFSGGMTPTLPPSQGQAVAVLTQSGGMMAHLTLALTTRHLPLSYGVSTGNEASLGLEDFLADFADDEATRSVIVFAEQIRRPSDFLAAVSACRDKGKAVVLMHPGRSERAQEAAQSHSGAMAGNYAAMRTLVSHAGAVIVETLEELVDVAEILARTGPPSGGVGIVTTSGAFCGIALDYCDTMGLDVPRLAPATLEGLAAILPAYAQPSNPLDLTTQPQREPDLLGRGLQAVLDDPAIGSVVVAITPGGPGQAVKYFDGLQPALSDAKKPVSLAIMGDGSPLAPEFLERVRDARIAFTRSPERALRAQAAAMEFGRNVERARKAGVSGEPTPSVTLSAADPVLPEHRAKQLLADLGVRIPPGGLARTADEAVGVAGRIGYPVALKAQAADLPHKSDVGGVALSIETEADLRTAWDRMTADVGRARPEMVLDGLLVERMGARGLEMILAARRDPDWGVILVIGLGGVWTETMKDFRILPADLAEADIAEEILRLRAATLLTGGRGSTVKDHHAVAAVAARLGRFMLSNPSIGEIEINPLVVHAEGEGVVALDALVFAATGG; from the coding sequence GTGACCCGGACGCCCGTCGACCGCGCCCTTCGTCCGCGCTCCATCGCCGTCGTCGGCGTCTCGGCCACCCCCGGCAGCGCCGGCCGCAACGCCCTGAACAATCTTGTGGCGGGCGGCTACGACGGCGACATTCACCTGGTGAGCCGCAGCGGCGTGGAGATCGACGGGCGGACATCGGTTTCTTCCGTCGCGGATCTGCCTGAAGGCGTCGATCTCGCCATCCTCGCCGTGCCGGCGGCCGCCATTCTGGAAACCGTCCAGGCCTGCGCCGCCCGGCGTGTGGGTGTCGGCATCATCTTCGCCTCCGGCTTCGCGGAACTGGGCGAGGCGGGCAAGGCCGCCCAGGACGCCCTGGTCGAAGCCGCCGAAGCGGGCGGCATGCGGCTCATCGGCCCCAACTGCCTGGGCTATCGCAACTATGTGCGTCCCATGTACGTCGGGTTCAGCGGCGGGATGACGCCGACCCTGCCGCCGAGCCAGGGGCAGGCCGTCGCCGTCCTCACGCAGAGCGGCGGGATGATGGCGCATCTTACTCTGGCCCTGACGACGCGGCACCTGCCGCTGTCCTATGGCGTGTCCACGGGCAATGAGGCGTCTCTGGGCCTCGAGGACTTCCTGGCCGACTTCGCCGATGACGAGGCGACACGGTCGGTCATCGTCTTCGCCGAACAGATCCGACGCCCTTCCGACTTCCTGGCGGCCGTCTCCGCCTGTCGGGACAAGGGCAAGGCGGTGGTGCTGATGCATCCGGGCCGGAGCGAGCGCGCCCAGGAGGCGGCCCAGTCCCACAGCGGGGCCATGGCCGGCAACTACGCGGCCATGCGCACCCTGGTCAGCCATGCCGGCGCCGTCATCGTCGAGACCCTGGAAGAGCTTGTGGATGTGGCTGAGATCCTCGCCCGCACGGGCCCGCCCTCCGGCGGGGTGGGGATTGTGACCACCTCCGGCGCCTTCTGCGGCATTGCGCTCGACTATTGCGATACGATGGGGCTGGACGTGCCGCGACTGGCGCCGGCCACCCTGGAGGGGCTTGCCGCCATCCTTCCCGCCTACGCCCAGCCGTCCAATCCCCTGGACCTGACGACGCAGCCGCAACGCGAACCGGACCTGCTGGGCCGGGGGCTCCAGGCGGTTCTGGACGACCCCGCCATCGGCAGCGTCGTGGTCGCCATCACCCCCGGCGGGCCAGGCCAGGCGGTGAAGTATTTCGACGGTCTTCAGCCGGCCCTGTCGGACGCGAAGAAGCCTGTGTCGCTCGCCATCATGGGCGACGGCTCCCCGCTTGCGCCGGAATTCCTGGAACGCGTCCGCGACGCGCGGATCGCCTTCACCCGGTCTCCGGAACGCGCCCTGCGGGCGCAGGCGGCGGCGATGGAGTTCGGGCGCAATGTGGAGCGTGCGCGCAAGGCCGGCGTGTCCGGCGAGCCGACGCCGAGCGTCACCCTCTCCGCCGCCGATCCCGTCCTGCCGGAACACCGCGCCAAGCAGCTCCTGGCCGACCTTGGCGTGCGCATACCGCCGGGCGGGCTCGCCCGAACCGCGGACGAAGCCGTCGGCGTCGCAGGGCGGATCGGTTATCCGGTCGCGCTCAAGGCCCAGGCCGCCGATCTGCCGCACAAGTCCGACGTGGGCGGCGTGGCGCTCTCGATCGAGACCGAGGCCGATCTGAGGACGGCGTGGGACCGGATGACCGCCGATGTGGGCCGGGCTCGACCCGAGATGGTGCTGGACGGTCTGCTCGTCGAACGCATGGGTGCGCGCGGCCTTGAGATGATCCTGGCGGCGCGCCGCGATCCGGACTGGGGCGTGATCCTGGTCATCGGCCTGGGCGGCGTCTGGACCGAAACCATGAAGGACTTCCGCATCCTGCCGGCCGACCTGGCAGAGGCGGACATCGCCGAGGAAATCCTCAGGCTAAGAGCAGCCACCCTTCTGACGGGCGGCCGCGGATCGACGGTGAAGGACCATCACGCCGTAGCAGCCGTCGCCGCACGTCTGGGTCGCTTCATGCTGTCCAATCCGTCCATCGGAGAGATCGAGATCAATCCGCTTGTCGTCCACGCGGAGGGCGAGGGGGTGGTGGCGCTGGACGCCCTGGTCTTCGCCGCCACCGGCGGGTGA